In Gilliamella sp. B3022, the sequence CATTTCCCCGAAAAGTGCCACCTGACGTCTAAGAAACCATTATTATCATGACATTAACCTATAGTATCACGAGGCCCTTTCGTCTTCAAGAATTTTATAAACCGTGGAGCGGGCAATACTGAGCTGATGAGCAATTTCCGTTGCACCAGTGCCCTTCTGATGAAGCGTCAGCACGACGTTCCTGTCCACGGTACGCCTGCGGCCAAATTTGATTCCTTTCAGCTTTGCTTCCTGTCGGCCCTCATTCGTGCGCTCTAGGATCCTCCGGCGTTCAGCCTGTGCCACAGCCGACAGGATGGTGACCACCATTTGCCCCATATCACCGTCGGTACTGATCCCGTCATCAATGAACCGGACTGCCACGCCCTGAGCGTCAAATTCCTTTATCAGTTGGATCATATCGGCAGTGTCGCGGCCAAGACGGTCGAGCTTCTTAACCAGAATGACATCATCTTCCTCCACCTTCATCCTCAGCAAATCCAGCCCTTCCCGATCTGTTGAACTGCCGGATGCCTTATCGGTAAATATACGGTTTGCTTTCACACCTGCGTCTTTGAGTGCTCTGACCTGAAGATCAAGAGACTGCTGACTGGTTGAGACCCGAGCGTAACCAAAAAGTCGCATAAAAATGTACCTTAAATCGAATATCGGACAACTCATGTCTATTATTACAAATTTACGATTTAATAGACATATTAATGTAACAGTTTTACGATGTCCGATAATTTATAACATTTCGTACGGTTGCAAAAATGTTACTAAATGCCCGTCAGGCAGGGAGGCCGATATGCCCGTTGACTTTCTGACCACTGAGCAGACTGAAAGCTATGGCAGATTCACCGGTGAACCGGATGAGCTTCAGCTGGCACGATATTTTCACCTTGATGAAGCAGACAAGGAATTTATCGGAAAAAGCAGAGGTGATCACAACCGTCTGGGCATTGCCCTGCAAATTGGATGTGTCCGTTTTCTGGGCACCTTCCTCACCGATATGAATCATATTCCTTCCGGCGTCCGGCATTTTACCGCCAGACAGCTCGGGATTCGTGATATCACCGTTCTTGCAGAATACGGTCAGAGGGAAAATACCCGCCGTGAGCATGCAGCGCTGATACGTCAGCACTATCAGTATCGTGAATTTGCCTGGCCCTGGACATTTCGCCTTACCCGTCTTTTATATACCCGGAGCTGGATAAGCAACGAACGTCCTGGCCTGCTTTTCGATCTGGCGACAGGGTGGCTTATGCAACATCGTATTATTCTCCCCGGAGCCACTACGCTGACCCGGTTGATTTCAGAGGTAAGGGAAAAGGCGACGTTGCGCCTGTGGAACAAACTGGCACTGATACCGTCAGCCGAACAGCGTTCACAGCTGGAGATGCTGCTGGGGCCAACTGATTGCAGCCGCCTGTCTTTACTGGAATCACTGAAAAAGGGCCCTGTGACCATCAGTGGTCCGGCGTTTAATGAAGCAATTGAACGCTGGAAAACTCTGAACGATTTTGGCCTGCATGCTGAAAACCTGAGTACACTCCCGGCTGTGCGCCTGAAAAATCTCGCACGTTATGCTGGTATGACTTCGGTGTTCAATATTGCCAGGATGTCACCGCAGAAAAGGATGGCGGTTCTGGTTGCCTTTGTCCTTGCATGGGAAACGCTGGCGCTGGATGATGCATTGGACGTTCTGGACGCCATGCTGGCCGTTATCATCCGTGACGCCAGAAAGATTGGGCAGAAAAAACGGCTCCGCTCGCTGAAGGATCTGGATAAATCTGCATTGGCGCTCGCCAGCGCATGTTCGTACCTGCTGAAAGAAGAAACACCGGACGAATCGATTCGTGCTGAGGTGTTCAGCTACATCCCAAGGCAAAAGCTGGCTGAAATCATCACGCTTGTCCGTGAAATTGCCCGGCCCTCAGACGATAATTTTCATGAAGAAATGGTGGAGCAGTACGGGCGCGTTCGTCGTTTCCTGCCCCATCTGCTGAATACCGTTAAATTTTCATCCGCACCTGCCGGGGTTACCACTCTGAATGCCTGTGACTACCTCAGCCGGGAGTTCAGCTCACGGCGGCAGTTTTTTGACGACGCACCAACGGAAATTATCAGTCGGTCATGGAAACGGCTGGTGATTAACAAGGAAAAACATATCACCCGCAGGGGATACACGCTCTGCTTTCTCAGTAAACTGCAGGATAGTCTGAGGCGGAGGGATGTCTACGTTACCGGCAGTAACCGGTGGGGAGATCCTCGTGCAAGATTACTACAGGGTGCTGACTGGCAGGCAAACCGGATTAAGGTTTATCGTTCTTTGGGGCACCCGACAGACCCGCAGGAAGCAATAAAATCTCTGGGTCATCAGCTTGATAGTCGTTACAGACAGGTTGCTGCACGTCTTTGCGAAAATGAGGCTGTCGAACTCGATGTTTCTGGCCCGAAGCCCCGGTTGACAATTTCTCCCCTCGCCAGTCTTGATGAGCCGGACAGTCTGAAACGACTGAGCAAAATGATCAGTGATCTACTCCCTCCGGTGGATTTAACGGAGTTGCTGCTCGAAATTAACGCCCATACCGGATTTGCTGATGAGTTTTTCCATGCTAGTGAAGCCAGTGCCAGAGTTGATGATCTGCCCGTCAGCATCAGCGCCGTGCTGATGGCTGAAGCCTGCAATATCGGTCTGGAACCACTGATCAGATCAAATGTTCCTGCACTGACCCGACACCGGCTGAACTGGACAAAAGCGAACTATCTGCGGGCTGAAACTATCACCAGCGCTAATGCCAGACTGGTTGATTTTCAGGCAACGCTGCCACTGGCACAGATATGGGGTGGAGGAGAAGTGGCATCTGCAGATGGAATGCGCTTTGTTACGCCAGTCAGAACAATCAATGCCGGACCGAACCGCAAATACTTTGGTAATAACAGAGGGATCACCTGGTACAACTTTGTGTCCGATCAGTATTCCGGCTTTCATGGCATCGTTATACCGGGGACGCTGAGGGACTCTATCTTTGTGCTGGAAGGTCTTCTGGAACAGGAGACCGGGCTGAATCCAACCGAAATTATGACCGATACAGCAGGTGCCAGCGAACTTGTCTTTGGCCTTTTCTGGCTGCTGGGATACCAGTTTTCTCCACGCCTGGCTGATGCCGGTGCTTCGGTTTTCTGGCGAATGGACCATGATGCCGACTATGGCGTGCTGAATGATATTGCCAGAGGGCAATCAGATCCCCGAAAAATAGTCCTTCAGTGGGACGAAATGATCCGGACCGCTGGCTCCCTGAAGCTGGGCAAAGTACAGGCTTCAGTGCTGGTCCGTTCATTGCTGAAAAGTGAACGTCCTTCCGGACTGACTCAGGCAATCATTGAAGTGGGGCGCATCAACAAAACGCTGTATCTGCTTAATTATATTGATGATGAAGATTACCGCCGGCGCATTCTGACCCAGCTTAATCGGGGAGAAAGTCGCCATGCCGTTGCCAGAGCCATCTGTCACGGTCAAAAAGGTGAGATAAGAAAACGATATACCGACGGTCAGGAAGATCAACTGGGCGCACTGGGGCTGGTCACTAACGCCGTCGTGTTATGGAACACTATTTATATGCAGGCAGCCCTGGATCATCTCCGGGCGCAGGGTGAAACACTGAATGATGAAGATATCGCACGCCTCTCCCCGCTTTGCCACGGACATATCAATATGCTCGGCCATTATTCCTTCACGCTGGCAGAACTGGTGACCAAAGGACATCTGAGACCATTAAAAGAGGCGTCAGAGGCAGAAAACGTTGCTTAACGTGAGTTTTCGTTCCACTGAGCGTCAGACCCCGTTAATATCTATTCGAAGCGAATGCAGATTGAAGAAACCTTCCGAGACTTGAAAAGTCCTGCCTACGGACTAGGCCTACGCCATAGCCGAACGAGCAGCTCAGAGCGTTTTGATATCATGCTGCTAATCGCCCTGATGCTTCAACTAACATGTTGGCTTGCGGGCGTTCATGCTCAGAAACAAGGTTGGGACAAGCACTTCCAGGCTAACACAGTCAGAAATCGAAACGTACTCTCAACAGTTCGCTTAGGCATGGAAGTTTTGCGGCATTCTGGCTACACAATAACAAGGGAAGACTCACTCGTGGCTGCAACCCTGCTTACTCAAAATCTATTCACACATGGTTACGTTTTGGGGAAATTATGAGGGGATCTCTCAGTGCTCAGCATGTTTGAGTGCTTTACTCGCCGCGGGTTGAGAAATATGTAAAACTTCAGCCGCACGCGTTAAGGAACCACAAGTCATTACAGCATAAAAGATATCGAGATGTCTTAATTTCATTCCATGTAGCCTACTGATTATTTATTTCTACGGACTATTCTAACGAATAAAGTATAAATAATCAGATATACTCGTCATAATTCAAATTTTGGTTTAGTTGTCACGAGAATTAATTCGTAAACGTGCAAGCTAAATAGATTGACTAGGGGAATATACGGGGTAAGAAAGCGGCTCGGCATACTGCCCTATAATAAATTGTTAGGAGAAGTACGCCGAGTAGTGTGTAGCTATTAGGTAAAGTATGTACCAATTTCAATAAATATTTTAATTAAGATACTGTTTGAAATATCAACAATAAAGGCACCGACCATAGGAACGACAAGGAAAGCTTTATGTGATGGTCCAAATGCTTTTGTGACTGTTTGCATATTCGCAATTGCTGTTGGTGTTGCTCCCATACCAAAGCCACAGTGACCCGCGCTGATCACGACAGCATCATAATCTTTGCCCATCATTTTGAAGGTGACAAAGCAGGCAAATAGCACCATGACAACAGTTTGTACAGCAATGATAATTAATACTGGCCCTGCCATGCTTGCCAATTGACCAAATTTTAATGACATTAACGCCATTGCCAAGAAAAGCGATAAAGCAACGCTACCTAATACATCGACGGTCGGCTCAAACACTTCGTGTTTAAATACATGAGTCAGTGTATTACGGATAATAATACCGACAAATAAACACCAGACAAAAGTAGGCAGTTGCAGAAAAGTATCTTTAAACAATGCACTGATATAGCCACCAACAACAATACAGATAATCAGCATTGAAATGGTTTCAATAACGTTATTTGCATTGATTTTTCTTTTGACGCTTGGTTGCTCAAAAGCTTCAACGATAGTGTCGCGCTCTTGCTCGGTTGTTTTAGGAATAGAGACCTTTTTCAAAAGATGACGGGCAACAGGGCCGCCAACTAAACCACCCAACACTAATCCAAGTGTTGCACAAGCCATCGCTAATTCAACGGCGCCTGTTACACCATATTTATCAGCGAGAATAGGGCCCCATGCTCCGGCATTACCATGACCACCTGTTAGAGTAATTGAACCTGCAATTAAGCCAATAAATGGACTTTCATTCATCATGACAGCCATACTCATGCCGACAGTATTTTGAATGGCGATTAGGATCGTTACTGCAATAGTTAATAGAACTAACGGCTTTCCTCCTTTAATCAGTCGAGAAAAGTCAGAACTTAGCCCGATAGAGGAAAAGAATGTGAGCATTAATAAACTTTGCAATGAAGCATCAAAAGTAAACGAATAACCTGATGTTTTATCAATAATTAACAGAACAATTGCAACAATAAAGCCACCAACGACGGCTTCTGGTATGTGGTTTTTTTGTAGGAACGGGGTAAATTTTACGACAAACATTCCTATGAGTAGCGCGATACATGCGACTAATAATGTATAACTGGCATCTAGGATCATTTTTTTACCTCTATTAGTTTACCAGAATTTTCACTATAACAATTTAACAATAGTGAAAAATGAAGTTACTTTGGTTAACTAATCTTTAACAATGAGTTTTATTAGGGTATCCATAACTTTTAGTTAATAGGGTCATAATTTTAGTGTGATCTTAATCATGAAATATTAAAAAGATTAAAATAACAACAATGGTATTTAATGATGGGTAAACCTAAATACCATGCGGGATCCGCACTATTTTCGGTGATAGCAAAAAATAAAAAAGTATAAATAATAAACAAAATTATAAGAGAAGGAGAACATGATAAGCGCAGGCCGAGCAATTTAAAGAAGTGTGATATACAACATAAAACAGCAGCATGACCTTTCTATATTTCGTTGCTTATCGAAGTGTTAATTTTCGGGTGGATTACTCTGTTTGTTGATTAATAACGGAGAAAAATATGATTGCTGTAATATTTGAGGTGCAAATACAACCCGACCAACAAACTCGCTATTTGACTTTAGCTGAGGAGTTAAGACCACTATTAAGTCATGTAGCTGGTTTTATTTCAATTGAACGTTTTCAAAGTCTAGCTACAGAAGGAAAAATGTTATCGCTATCTTGGTGGGAAAACGAATACGCAGTTCTGCAATGGAAAAATCATGTTTTACATGCGAAAGCTCAACAAGAAGGGCGAGAGTCAATATTTGATTTTTACAAAATTAGTATTGCTCATATTACTCGCGAATATTCATTTAAAAAGGACAAGGATAATGTTTGATGTTCACGTTGTTTTAGATAATCAAATAGGACAATTAGCATTACTAGGAAAAACATTAGGTAATAAAGGTATTGGATTGGAAGGGGGAGGGATATTTACGGTTGGTGATGAATGCCATGCTCATTTTCTTGTTGAACAAGGAAAGGAAGCTAAAATAGCGCTAGAGCAAGCTGGACTGTTAGTACTTGCGATCCGGACACCATTAATTCGTAAGTTAAAACAGGAAAAACCGGGGGAACTTGGCGAAATAGCACGAGTATTGGCGGAGAATAACATTAATATTTTAGTGCAATACAGTGACCATGCTAACCAACTGATATTAATAACGGACAATGATAGTATGGCTGCATCTGTTACGCTCCCTTGGGCAATAAAGTGAACTTGCGATGGCTAATTTAATACGAAAAGAGGTTACCTTTGAGTCCTCAATAGCCGCGATAGGGGCGGCTATGTCTGACATTTCACGAGTTAAAATACTCAGTGCTTTGATGGATGGGCGAGCTTGGACAGCCACTGAGCTAAGTTCTGTGGCGAATATATCAGCTTCAACGGCGAGCAGTCATTTATCTAAATTATTAGATTGCCAGCTAATCACAGTAGTAGCTCAAGGCAAGCATCGTTATTTTCGGCTAGCAGGAAAAGATATTGCTGAATTGATGGAAAGTATGATGGGGATCTCCTTAAACCATGGCGTACATGCCAAAGTTTCCACGCCAGTGCATTTACGAAAAGCACGTACTTGCTATGATCATTTAGCTGGCGAAGTTGCCGTTAAGATCTATGATTCCCTTTGTCAACAGCAATGGATCACTGAAAATGGTTCAATGATCACATTAAGTGGTATTCAATATTTTCATGAAATGGGAATTGACGTTCCTTCCAAACATTCACGTAAAATCTGTTGTGCGTGTTTAGATTGGAGTGAACGCCGTTTCCATTTAGGTGGGTACGTTGGAGCCGCATTATTTTCGCTTTATGAATCTAAAGGGTGGTTAACTCGACATCTTGGTTACCGTGAAGTTACCATCACGGAAAAAGGTTATGCTGCTTTTAAGACCCACTTTCACATTTAAGTTGTTTTTCTAATCCGCATATGATCAATTCAAGGCCGAATAAGAAGGCTGGCTCTGCACCTTGGTGATCAAATAATTCGATAGCTTGTCGTAATAATGGCGGCATACTATCAGTAGTAGGTGTTTCCCTTTCTTCTTTAGCGACTTGATGCTCTTGATCTTCCAATACGCAACCTAAAGTAAAATGCCCCACAGCGCTGAGTGCATATAATGCATTCTCTAGTGAAAAACCTTGTTGGCATAAAAAGGCTAATTGATTTTCGAGAGTTTCATACTGTTTTTCTGTAGGCCGTGTACCTAAATGTACTTTTGCTCCATCGCGATGACTTAGTAAAGCACATCTAAAACTTTTAGCGTTATTACGTAAAAAATCTTGCCAGCTTTCCCCTTCTAAAGGGCAAAAGTGAGTATGGTGCCTATCTAACATCTCAATGGCTAAGGCGTCGAGCAAAGCCCGCTTATTTTTTACATGCCAATACAATGTAGGCTGCTCTACACCTAGCTTCTGGGCGAGTTTACGGGTTGTTAAACCTTCGATTCCGACCTCATTAAGCAGCTCTAATGCGCTGTTAATCACTTTACTTTTATCTAATCTAGACATCATTAATTCCTAATTTTTGTTGACACTCTATCATTGATAGAGTTATTTTACCACTCCATATCAGTGATAGAGAAAAGTGAAATGAATAGTTCGACAAAGATCGCATTGGTAATTACGTTACTCGATGCCATGGGGATTGGCCTTATCATGCCAGTCTTGCCAACGTTATTACGTGAATTTATTGCTTCGGAAGATATCGCTAACCACTTTGGCGTATTGCTTGCACTTTATGCGTTAATGCAGGTTATCTTTGCTCCTTGGCTTGGAAAAATGTCTGACCGATTTGGTCGGCGCCCAGTGCTGTTGTTGTCATTAATAGGCGCATCGCTGGATTACTTATTGCTGGCTTTTTCAAGTGCGCTTTGGATGCTGTATTTAGGCCGTTTGCTTTCAGGGATCACAGGAGCTACTGGGGCTGTCGCGGCATCGGTCATTGCCGATACCACCTCAGCTTCTCAACGCGTGAAGTGGTTCGGTTGGTTAGGGGCAAGTTTTGGGCTTGGTTTAATAGCGGGGCCTATTATTGGTGGTTTTGCAGGAGAGATTTCACCGCATAGTCCCTTTTTTATCGCTGCGTTGCTAAATATTGTCACTTTCCTTGTGGTTATGTTTTGGTTCCGTGAAACCAAAAATACACGTGATAATACAGATACCGAAGTAGGGGTTGAGACGCAATCGAATTCGGTATACATCACTTTATTTAAAACGATGCCCATTTTGTTGATTATTTATTTTTCAGCGCAATTGATAGGCCAAATTCCCGCAACGGTGTGGGTGCTATTTACCGAAAATCGTTTTGGATGGAATAGCATGATGGTTGGCTTTTCATTAGCGGGTCTTGGTCTTTTACACTCAGTATTCCAAGCCTTTGTGGCAGGAAGAATAGCCACTAAATGGGGCGAAAAAACGGCAGTACTGCTCGGATTTATTGCAGATAGTAGTGCATTTGCCTTTTTAGCGTTTATATCTGAAGGTTGGTTAGTTTTCCCTGTTTTAATTTTATTGGCTGGTGGTGGGATCGCTTTACCTGCATTACAGGGAGTGATGTCTATCCAAACAAAGAGTCATCAGCAAGGTGCTTTACAGGGATTATTGGTGAGCCTTACCAATGCAACCGGTGTTATTGGCCCATTACTGTTTGCTGTTATTTATAATCATTCACTACCAATTTGGGATGGCTGGATTTGGATTATTGGTTTAGCGTTTTACTGTATTATTATCCTGCTATCGATGACCTTCATGTTAACCCCTCAAGCTCAGGGGAGTAAACAGGAGACAAGTGCTTAGTTATTTCGTCACCAAATGATGTTATTCCGCGAAATATAATGACCCTCTTGATAACCCAAGAGGGCATTTTTTACGATAAAGAAGATTTAGCTTCAAATAAAACCTATCTATTTTATTTATCTTTCAAGCTCAATAAAAAGCCGCGGTAAATAGCAATAAATTGGCCTTTTTTATCGGCAAGCTCTTTTAGGTTTTTCGCATGTATTGCGATATGCATAAACCAGCCATTGAGTAAGTTTTTAAGCACATCATCATCATAAGCTTTAAGTTGGTTCTCTTGGATCAATTTGCTGACAATGGCGTTTACCTTACCAGTAATGTATTCAAGGCTAATTTTTTCAAGTTCATTCCAACCAATGATAGGCATCACTTCTTGGATAGGGATAAGGTTTTTATTATTATCAATAATATAATCAAGATAATGTTCAAATATACTTTCTAAGGCAGACCAACCATTTGTTAAATCAGTTTTTGTTGTGATGTAGGCATCAATCATAATTAATTGCTGCTTATAACAGGCACTGAGTAATTGTTTTTTATTTTTAAAGTGATGATAAAAGGCACCTTTGGTCACCAACGCTTTTCCCGAGATCTCATCTATTGAAACAGCTTGATAGCCTTTTTCAACAAACAATATTCGTGCTGAGTTAACCAGTGATTGATAGGTACTCTTAAAATTTTCTTGTTGATGATTTTTATTTTCCATGATAGATTTAAAATAACATACCGTCAGTATGTTTATGGTATCATGATGATGTGGTCGTGACAATCTTAAGAACATTTAGGTTATTTTATGTATATTGAACAGCATTCTCGCTATCAAAATAAAGCTAATAACATCCAATTAAGATATGATGATAAGCAGTTTCATACAACGGTTATCAAAGATGTTCTATTATGGATTGAACATAATTTAGATCAGTCTTTACTGCTTGATGATGTGGCGAATAAAGCGGGTTATACCAAGTGGTATTTTCAGCGGCTGTTCAAAAAAGTAACAGGGGTCACACTGGCTAGCTATATTCGTGCTCGTCGTTTGACGAAAGCGGCTGTTGAGTTGAGGTTGACGAAAAAAACTATCCTTGAGATCGCATTAAAATATCAATTTGATTCCCAACAATCTTTTACACGTCGATTTAAGTACATTTTTAAGGTTACACCAAGTTATTATCGGCGTAATAAATTATGGGAATTGGAGGCAATGCACTGAGAGATCCCCTCATAATTTCCCCAAAGCGTAACCATGTGTGAATAAATTTTGAGCTAGTAGGGTTGCAGCCACGAGTAAGTCTTCCCTTAGCTTGATAGTCGTTACAGACAGGTTGCTGCACGTCTTTGCGAAAATGAGGCTGTCGAACTCGATGTTTCTGGCCCGAAGCCCCGGTTGACAATTTCTCCCCTCGCCAGTCTTGATGAGCCGGACAGTCTGAAACGACTGAGCAAAATGATCAGTGATCTACTCCCTCCGGTGGATTTAACGGAGTTGCTGCTCGAAATTAACGCCCATACCGGATTTGCTGATGAGTTTTTCCATGCTAGTGAAGCCAGTGCCAGAGTTGATGATCTGCCCGTCAGCATCAGCGCCGTGCTGATGGCTGAAGCCTGCAATATCGGTCTGGAACCACTGATCAGATCAAATGTTCCTGCACTGACCCGACACCGGCTGAACTGGACAAAAGCGAACTATCTGCGGGCTGAAACTATCACCAGCGCTAATGCCAGACTGGTTGATTTTCAGGCAACGCTGCCACTGGCACAGATATGGGGTGGAGGAGAAGTGGCATCTGCAGATGGAATGCGCTTTGTTACGCCAGTCAGAACAATCAATGCCGGACCGAACCGCAAATACTTTGGTAATAACAGAGGGATCACCTGGTACAACTTTGTGTCCGATCAGTATTCCGGCTTTCATGGCATCGTTATACCGGGGACGCTGAGGGACTCTATCTTTGTGCTGGAAGGTCTTCTGGAACAGGAGACCGGGCTGAATCCAACCGAAATTATGACCGATACAGCAGGTGCCAGCGAACTTGTCTTTGGCCTTTTCTGGCTGCTGGGATACCAGTTTTCTCCACGCCTGGCTGATGCCGGTGCTTCGGTTTTCTGGCGAATGGACCATGATGCCGACTATGGCGTGCTGAATGATATTGCCAGAGGGCAATCAGATCCCCGAAAAATAGTCCTTCAGTGGGACGAAATGATCCGGACCGCTGGCTCCCTGAAGCTGGGCAAAGTACAGGCTTCAGTGCTGGTCCGTTCATTGCTGAAAAGTGAACGTCCTTCCGGACTGACTCAGGCAATCATTGAAGTGGGGCGCATCAACAAAACGCTGTATCTGCTTAATTATATTGATGATGAAGATTACCGCCGGCGCATTCTGACCCAGCTTAATCGGGGAGAAAGTCGCCATGCCGTTGCCAGAGCCATCTGTCACGGTCAAAAAGGTGAGATAAGAAAACGATATACCGACGGTCAGGAAGATCAACTGGGCGCACTGGGGCTGGTCACTAACGCCGTCGTGTTATGGAACACTATTTATATGCAGGCAGCCCTGGATCATCTCCGGGCGCAGGGTGAAACACTGAATGATGAAGATATCGCACGCCTCTCCCCGCTTTGCCACGGACATATCAATATGCTCGGCCATTATTCCTTCACGCTGGCAGAACTGGTGACCAAAGGACATCTGAGACCATTAAAAGAGGCGTCAGAGGCAGAAAACGTTGCTTAACGTGAGTTTTCGTTCCACTGAGCGTCAGACCCCGCTTACAAATATTTCTTAAATGAACCAAATGTAATGCTAATACTTAGACCAAATAAAAAAGCCATCGGTATAAATATCGTATTGGGATGGATTGAGAAAGGAACTGATAAATAGATAAGCCATGATAAAATTAACATGGGCTTTATCCACGCTTTAGAATGATAATATAGAAAACTTGATTCACGACCCGCTCCAAACCTTCGAATGTCTCGCCGAACAAGCCCATCGACGCAACCAACAATAGATGCAAGTATGAAAATAGGTATTGAAAGAATCAAAATAACTAAGCGAACCAAAAAAACCAATATAACATTAATAATGGCTTTCACGTAAACGCCTACTGAATTAATATATTTATATATAATAGAACTCTCATCGTTCACTGTTCCATCTATTATTTCAATTAATCCAGTTTTGATAGCAATAAATTGATATGCATTAGTAATAATATTTTCTGCAAAAACTAAAGGCTCAGACAAAATAAAACTATCAACAAAGTCTTTAGTCAAGTAACCAAACTCAGTATTAAGCATTTCTTTACTATGACTATCACCTAGTTCTGGCCAAAAAAATGTTATACCAATACATTCAATTACAATGCTTATAAGAAGTGAAAAAAAAAGGGTAGAAATTATAGAGACAATAAATCCTTTTTTTCTTGTTGTATTCGAATTAGTGTCCGATTTTTCAATATTAGCCATGATTCTTATTTATCCGAATTTAAAGTATGTAAAAAAGCTTTTTCATCATCATCAATGTCCAATGCTAAATGAACTGGTAATTCATTTTCCTGAGAACAATTAATTTCTGAATCATTATCTATTTCAGACTTTTCCCATGCTGAATGTGAACTTAACCACCAGTTT encodes:
- a CDS encoding TIGR03747 family integrating conjugative element membrane protein, yielding MANIEKSDTNSNTTRKKGFIVSIISTLFFSLLISIVIECIGITFFWPELGDSHSKEMLNTEFGYLTKDFVDSFILSEPLVFAENIITNAYQFIAIKTGLIEIIDGTVNDESSIIYKYINSVGVYVKAIINVILVFLVRLVILILSIPIFILASIVGCVDGLVRRDIRRFGAGRESSFLYYHSKAWIKPMLILSWLIYLSVPFSIHPNTIFIPMAFLFGLSISITFGSFKKYL
- the tetC gene encoding tetracyline resistance-associated transcriptional repressor TetC is translated as MENKNHQQENFKSTYQSLVNSARILFVEKGYQAVSIDEISGKALVTKGAFYHHFKNKKQLLSACYKQQLIMIDAYITTKTDLTNGWSALESIFEHYLDYIIDNNKNLIPIQEVMPIIGWNELEKISLEYITGKVNAIVSKLIQENQLKAYDDDVLKNLLNGWFMHIAIHAKNLKELADKKGQFIAIYRGFLLSLKDK